The proteins below come from a single Microtus pennsylvanicus isolate mMicPen1 chromosome 13, mMicPen1.hap1, whole genome shotgun sequence genomic window:
- the Ccdc17 gene encoding coiled-coil domain-containing protein 17, which translates to MADYSGESGFLPCKSCDMVFRSWPLLATHTQRFCIGRLTPEVTHGTQPSVAMEQRGTTIVAQEQQSHPEQEEASKSALKRLTEEVQLLRLSLKEMRPWATEGATSQTAGSPGERLRTLQGTRARRVAETEAQSQALERRGEELKRRLLGVAGPMGGLPAPFGLQRELRELKAEAGRTRGALQRLGARILALQSQPRIQRDSFKEAERCCPPALVKPGTLPTEIQALREAYVSGGGRDPGVLDKIWQLQVEASALELRRWQNRKEKVTAISEELLVVEAENRLLEAEIQALQKKGLSLAPWGPREPQLLADPWPHLSRRGDKSFLLPPMPSSTNVRNFHDTSTSQIVNGTMTRTLGLDRHFFLPASDALGPAPYDPGAGLVIFYDFLWGLEASWVWVQLLTRLVQDGQNTGETTALPPALCLPPPSAPGPMGNCAILASRQPVPRLPPSPLVSLICELHAWQSVTWAPQPKAWASLLLFDQDKQMLSGRWRLPLQVLPPNSNLSLGQNEIPQAGQAELFLRLVNARDADVQTLAEINPASAHEYQFQYPPLVSNPSSLETSSFSHNPGFVDPQPSTEEAFVSVTDEDKHLRSHQF; encoded by the exons ATGGCCGATTACTCTGGGGAGTCCGGATTTCTGCCTTGCAAGTCCTGTGACATGGTTTTCCGCTCCTGGCCTTTGTTGGCCACCCACACCCAGCGATTCTGCATTGGTCGGCTGACTCCGGAGGTGACACATGGAACACAGCCTTCAGTAGCCATGGAACAACGGGGCACAACG ATTGTGGCACAAGAGCAACAGAGCCATCCAGAGCAGGAAGAGGCCAGTAAATCTGCTCTAAAGAGGTTGACAGAGGAG GTGCAGTTGCTGAGACTGTCCCTAAAGGAAATGCGCCCCTGGGCGACTGAGGGTGCCACCTCGCAGACTGCAGGGAGCCCTGGCGAGAGGCTGCGTACATTGCAGGGAACCCGCGCTAGGCGCGTGGCAGAGACAGAAGCGCAAAGCCAGGCCCTGGAGCGCCGCGGAGAGG AGTTAAAACGGCGCCTCCTTGGCGTAGCGGGACCCATGGGAGGACTACCCGCGCCATTCGGCCTGCAGCGCGAGCTCCGAGAACTCAAGGCAGAGGCCGGCCGGACACGGGGCGCGCTGCAAAGGCTGGGGGCGCGCATATTAGCGCTACAGTCACAGCCCCG CATCCAGAGGGACTCTtttaaggaggcagagagatgttGTCCGCCCGCGCTGGTCAAGCCAGGAACACTGCCTACAGAGATCCA GGCCCTACGTGAGGCCTACGTGAGCGGTGGTGGCCGGGACCCCGGAGTTTTGGACAAAATATGGCAGCTGCAAGTGGAGGCATCAGCCCTGGAGTTGAGGCGGTGGCAGAATCGCAAGG AAAAAGTAACTGCCATCTCTGAGGAGCTTCTAGTGGTGGAAGCCGAAAACCGGCTCTTGGAGGCAGAAATACAGGCCTTGCAGAAGAAGGGCCTGAGTCTGGCGCCCTGGG GACCCAGGGAGCCTCAGCTCCTAGCTGATCCCTGGCCGCACCTGAGTAGAAGGGGTgataaatccttcctccttccaccaATGCCCAGTTCAACAAATGTCCGGAATTTCCATGACACTTCAACATCT CAGATAGTTAATGGAACCATGACAAGGACCTTAGGTCTGGATCGCCACTTCTTCCTACCAGCATCCGATGCTCTAGGCCCTGCACCGTATGATCCTGG GGCTGGCCTTGTCATTTTCTATGACTTCCTATGGGGCCTTGAGGCTTCTTGGGTTTGGGTGCAGCTATTGACAAGATTGGTCCAGGATGGACAGAATACAGGAGAGACCACAGCATTGCCTCCAGCCCTTTGCTTACCACCACCGTCAGCTCCTGGACCTATGGGCAACTGTGCTATCCTTGCAAGCAGGCAGCCTGTACCCAG ATTGCCTCCATCACCACTGGTATCTTTGATCTGTGAACTACATGCCTGGCAGAGTGTTACATGGGCACCACAACCAAAGGCTTGGGCCTCACTATTGCTATTTGACCAAGATAAGCAGATGCTTAGTGGGCGTTGGCGCCTCCCACTTCAGGTCCTTCCTCCTAACTCCAACCTCAGTCTTGGCCAGAATGAAATTCCCCAG gCAGGTCAAGCTGAGCTCTTTCTGAGACTGGTGAATGCAAGAGACGCAGATGTCCAGACATTGGCAGAGATCAATCCAGCAAGTGCCCATGAGTACCAGTTCCAGTACCCACCACTG GTATCCAATCCATCTTCACTGGAAACCAGTTCCTTCTCCCACAATCCTGGCTTTGTAGACCCCCAGCCTTCCACAGAAGAGGCTTTCGTCAGTGTCACAGATGAAGATAAGCATTTGAGATCCCACCAGTTTTGA
- the Nasp gene encoding nuclear autoantigenic sperm protein isoform X1: MATESTATAAIAGELVSADKIEDAPAPSTSADKMESLDVDSEAKKLLGLGQKHLVMGDIPSAVNAFQEAASLLGKKYGETANECGEAFFFYGKSLLELARMENGVLGNALEGVHVEEEEEKTEDESLVENNDNVDEEAREELREQVYDAMGEKEAKKAEGKSLSKPETDTEQESEVEKGGREDMDISEPAEKLQEKVESTSKQLTESSGEAKEAAIPGLNEAEVTSGKTEQASLCAEEGKSISGAYVQNKECRETVPQEKEGEEIMSIEKKPKETSEDQPIGAPEKQGTAMKVEAETVDAAVNVGVDMGGEEPKDQVASSESEVGTAVLEQLSGQDAVSPAVPAEAGSDVSEKPGQEITVLLNNGSVDGPSAAEDQTPSEPQTSAERLTETKDGSSVEEVKAELVPEQEEAMLPVEESEAAGDEVETKVAQRATEKAPEDKFKIAANEETQERDEQMKEGEDTEGSEEEDKENDKAEENTNESVLENKSLQENEEEEIGNLELAWDMLDLAKIIFKRQETKEAQLYAAQAHLKLGEVSVESENYIQAVEEFQACLSLQEQYLEAHDRLLAETHYQLGLAYGYNSQYDEAVAQYGKSIEVIEKRMAVLNEQMKEAEGSFTEYEKEIEELKELLPEIREKIEDAKESQRSGNVAELALKATLVESSSSGFTASGAGTSVSMIANRKPTDGASSSNCVTDISHLVRKKRKPEEESPRKDDAKKAKQEPELNGGSGDAGPSGQEVSENMEAEAENQAKSPAAAEGTVESAATVEGTAC, from the exons AATTGAAGATGCCCCTGCTCCTTCTACCTCTGCAGATAAAATGGAGAG TTTGGATGTGGATAGTGAAGCTAAGAAACTATTGGGATTAGGACAGAAACATCTGGTAATGGGGGACATTCCATCGGCGGTTAATGCATTCCAGGAAGCAGCTAGTCTTTT AGGCAAGAAATATGGAGAAACAGCTAATGAATGTGGAGAAGCCTTCTTTTTTTATGGGAAGTCACTTTTGGAGTTGGCCAG AATGGAGAATGGAGTGCTGGGAAATGCCTTGGAAGGAGTGCatgtagaagaggaagaagaaaaaacagaagaCGAATCTTTGGTTGAAAATAATGATAATGTAGATG AGGAAGCAAGGGAAGAGTTGAGAGAACAGGTTTATGACGCCATGggagaaaaagaagccaaaaaagcAGAAGGCAAGTCTCTGTCAAAGCCTGAAACTGATACAGAACAGGAAAGTGAAGTGGAGAAGGGTGGAAGAGAAGATATGGATATAAGTGAGCCTGCAGAGAAGCTACAGGAAAAAGTTGAATCAACTTCAAAGCAGTTAACTGAATCCTCTGGAGAGGCAAAAGAAGCAGCAATACCAGGACTGAATGAAGCTGAGGTCActtctgggaagacagaacaggcATCATTGtgtgctgaggaaggaaaatCAATTTCTGGAGCTTATGTTCAAAATAAAGAATGCAGAGAAACAGTGCctcaggagaaggagggagaggaaataaTGAGCATAGAAAAAAAGCCGAAAGAAACTTCAGAAGATCAGCCTATTGGGGCTCCAGAAAAGCAGGGCACTGCCATGAAGGTAGAAGCTGAAACAGTAGATGCAGCAGTCAATGTGGGTGTGGACATGGGTGGGGAGGAACCAAAGGATCAGGTAGCTTCCTCTGAGAGTGAAGTAGGAACGGCTGTTCTTGAGCAACTGTCAGGGCAAGATGCAGTGTCACCAGcggtgcctgcagaggctgggTCAGATGTCTctgagaagccagggcaggagatTACAGTTCTTCTCAACAATGGTTCAGTTGATGGACCATCAGCTGCAGAAGATCAGACTCCTAGTGAACCACAGACTTCTGCAGAAAGACTGACAGAGACTAAAGATGGTTCAAGTGTAGAGGAGGTCAAGGCAGAGCTGGTTCCTGAACAGGAGGAAGCTATGCTACCTGTAGAAGAGTCTGAGGCAGCTGGAGATGAGGTTGAGACCAAAGTAGCCCAGAGGGCCACGGAGAAAGCACCTGAAGACAAATTTAAGATAGCTGCTAATGAAGAGACACAAGAGAGAGACGAACAGATGAAAGAGGGTGAAG ACACTGAAGGctcagaggaagaagacaaagaaaatgacaaggctgaagaaaacacaaatgaatcaGTTCTTGAAAACAAG TCTCTTCAAGAAAACGAAGAGGAGGAGATTGGGAACTTAGAGCTTGCCTGGGATATGCTGGATTTAGcaaagatcatttttaaaag gcaagaaacaaaagaagctcAGCTTTATGCTGCACAAGCCCATCTTAAACTTGGAGAAGTTAGTGTTGAATCTG AGAATTATATCCAAGCTGTGGAGGAGTTCCAGGCTTGCTTAAGCCTCCAGGAACAATATTTGGAAGCCCATGACCGTCTCCTTGCAGAGACTCACTACCAGTTGGGTTTGGCCTACGGTTACAACTCTCAGTATGATGAGGCAGTGGCACAGTATGGCAAATCTATTGAAGTCATTGAGAAGAGAATGG CTGTACTAAATGAGCAGATGAAGGAGGCTGAAGGATCATTTACTGAATatgagaaagaaattgaggagctGAAAGAACTGCTACCTGAAATTAGAGAAAAGATAGAAGATGCAAAGGAGTCTCAGCGTAGTGGGAATGTAGCTGAACTGGCCTTGAAAGCTACTCTG GTAGAGAGTTCCTCTTCAGGTTTCACTGCTAGTGGAGCAGGCACCTCAGTCTCCatg ATTGCCAATAGAAAGCCAACAGATGGTGCTTCCTCGTCAAATTGTGTGACTGATATTTCCCATCTTGtcagaaagaag AGGAAACCAGAAGAAGAGAGCCCCCGGAAAGATGATGCAAAGAAAGCCAAGCAGGAGCCAGAGCTGAATGGAGGCAGTGGGGATGCTGGCCCCAGTGGACAGGAAGTTTCAGAAAACATGGAGGCTGAG GCTGAGAATCAGGCTAAAagcccagcagcagcagagggGACAGTGGAGTCTGCAGCTACAGTTGAAGGCACTGCATGTTAA
- the Nasp gene encoding nuclear autoantigenic sperm protein isoform X2, whose amino-acid sequence MATESTATAAIAGELVSADKIEDAPAPSTSADKMESLDVDSEAKKLLGLGQKHLVMGDIPSAVNAFQEAASLLGKKYGETANECGEAFFFYGKSLLELARMENGVLGNALEGVHVEEEEEKTEDESLVENNDNVDDTEGSEEEDKENDKAEENTNESVLENKSLQENEEEEIGNLELAWDMLDLAKIIFKRQETKEAQLYAAQAHLKLGEVSVESENYIQAVEEFQACLSLQEQYLEAHDRLLAETHYQLGLAYGYNSQYDEAVAQYGKSIEVIEKRMAVLNEQMKEAEGSFTEYEKEIEELKELLPEIREKIEDAKESQRSGNVAELALKATLVESSSSGFTASGAGTSVSMIANRKPTDGASSSNCVTDISHLVRKKRKPEEESPRKDDAKKAKQEPELNGGSGDAGPSGQEVSENMEAEAENQAKSPAAAEGTVESAATVEGTAC is encoded by the exons AATTGAAGATGCCCCTGCTCCTTCTACCTCTGCAGATAAAATGGAGAG TTTGGATGTGGATAGTGAAGCTAAGAAACTATTGGGATTAGGACAGAAACATCTGGTAATGGGGGACATTCCATCGGCGGTTAATGCATTCCAGGAAGCAGCTAGTCTTTT AGGCAAGAAATATGGAGAAACAGCTAATGAATGTGGAGAAGCCTTCTTTTTTTATGGGAAGTCACTTTTGGAGTTGGCCAG AATGGAGAATGGAGTGCTGGGAAATGCCTTGGAAGGAGTGCatgtagaagaggaagaagaaaaaacagaagaCGAATCTTTGGTTGAAAATAATGATAATGTAGATG ACACTGAAGGctcagaggaagaagacaaagaaaatgacaaggctgaagaaaacacaaatgaatcaGTTCTTGAAAACAAG TCTCTTCAAGAAAACGAAGAGGAGGAGATTGGGAACTTAGAGCTTGCCTGGGATATGCTGGATTTAGcaaagatcatttttaaaag gcaagaaacaaaagaagctcAGCTTTATGCTGCACAAGCCCATCTTAAACTTGGAGAAGTTAGTGTTGAATCTG AGAATTATATCCAAGCTGTGGAGGAGTTCCAGGCTTGCTTAAGCCTCCAGGAACAATATTTGGAAGCCCATGACCGTCTCCTTGCAGAGACTCACTACCAGTTGGGTTTGGCCTACGGTTACAACTCTCAGTATGATGAGGCAGTGGCACAGTATGGCAAATCTATTGAAGTCATTGAGAAGAGAATGG CTGTACTAAATGAGCAGATGAAGGAGGCTGAAGGATCATTTACTGAATatgagaaagaaattgaggagctGAAAGAACTGCTACCTGAAATTAGAGAAAAGATAGAAGATGCAAAGGAGTCTCAGCGTAGTGGGAATGTAGCTGAACTGGCCTTGAAAGCTACTCTG GTAGAGAGTTCCTCTTCAGGTTTCACTGCTAGTGGAGCAGGCACCTCAGTCTCCatg ATTGCCAATAGAAAGCCAACAGATGGTGCTTCCTCGTCAAATTGTGTGACTGATATTTCCCATCTTGtcagaaagaag AGGAAACCAGAAGAAGAGAGCCCCCGGAAAGATGATGCAAAGAAAGCCAAGCAGGAGCCAGAGCTGAATGGAGGCAGTGGGGATGCTGGCCCCAGTGGACAGGAAGTTTCAGAAAACATGGAGGCTGAG GCTGAGAATCAGGCTAAAagcccagcagcagcagagggGACAGTGGAGTCTGCAGCTACAGTTGAAGGCACTGCATGTTAA